The genomic window AACAATCTCGGCAACATCATTGATGCCATATACAGATAAATCAATTGAGCTTTCTAAAGAAGCCATAGCGAATACTCTCCTAAAAGTACGACAGTGAACATTTTGTGTTAAACATGTTTGAGAACGCAATTTTAGGCGATTATTAGACAAAACGAAAGTAAAATTTCTTTCGTTGTGAAAGTTTTCACTATAACTTTCATTTATAGTGGTAGGGGGGAAGATACGGTGACTGAGTAATTAGACTAAATATTTTACCATTAGAACCATGTTAATTTATTTTAATTGTTTTATTACAAGAGCTTATTGCTATTTTTGCTTTATGGGAGAGACTGTAGATTATGCTGTTGATTCGCATAATCTACAGTGAATTTATTTTTGTAAAAGGAACAAAACAATTAAATAAATGTTTTGTTCTGTAAGGAATAAGTTGCAAATGAAAGTTATAAAAGTCAAAAGCTGACAATAGCGACAAGTTACAGCAAGTATCTCACTAACATTTGTCAGGCGACTAATGATATTGGAAGAAAATTACTGTCTGGTTAAAATATATCGCCGTTACTACTCTCATCAAAAATACGTGAACCATCAAGTATTTCACTACTATTATCTTGTGTTACTGATTCTGTTGGTGCGGTGCCAAACTGAAAGTATTCAAAAAAGCTGGTTTTATCTGTTTTATTGGTCAGTTTACCGCTGCTTTTATCAATGCGTACTGACACTATATCAACAGGCTGAATAAAAGGTTCTTCAGGATGAGCAACTAATGCAACTTCCATAAAGTCTATCCAAGCTGGTTGTGCTGATTTTGCCCCAGCTTCGCCACCAGTAATTTGATATTTATCGAGATTACTATTATAACGTGTTTTACCCAAACTTCTGCCTGGGTCATCAAAGCCGACCCAAGAAGTAGTGACCAATCGACGGCTAAAACCTGAAAACCAGGCATCTTTTGATTGATTTGTTGTACCGGTTTTTCCTGCAATATCATGTCGTTTTAATGTTTGTGCGCGCCATCCTGTTCCTCGCCAAAATGGTTTCATTTGATAGTCTGAACCCCAAATTGCCGCATTTAATGCTTGTGTCACTAAAAAAGCGTTCTGCGGGCTAATCACTCGTTCAGCTTTAATAAGTGGACGTAGGTCTTTTTCAGCTAAAAGCTCAACCGGGACTGAGGAATTATTAATATCTCGTTGCTCAATTTCTAGTGAACATATGTCACAGGCAATAGCTGGGTTTGCTTGGAAGAGGATTTTACCAAACGAATCTTCTATTCTATCAATTAAATAGGGTCTGATTAAATAGCCGCCGTTCGCGAAGGTTGCGAATCCGGTGGCCACTTCTAATGGTGTTAGAGATGCAGAGCCTAGAGCAAGTGTTTCGTTTCGTGGTAAATCGTTAGGCACAAAGCCAAAGGCTGCTAAATGGGGAATTATTTTGTCTAATCCAACCGCTCTTAATAGTCTAACGGCGATAACATTTTTAGATTGTGCTAGTGCTAATCGAACCCGAATGTCGCCGTTATAAATAGGGGGAGAGTTTTCTGGACGCCAAACTGAACCTGAACTTTCATCCCATTGGTTAATTGGCGCATCATTGACGAGTGTGGCTAAGGTGAAACCATTATCTAAAGCGGCGGAGTAAATAAAGGGTTTTATGTTAGAGCCCACTTGTCGTTTTGCCTGTGTAACCCGATTAAACTGGCTTTGCTGAAAGCTAAATCCGCCAATGGCTGCTTTTATAGCACCATTATCTGTTGATAAAGAAACGAGAGCAGAACTCACTTCGGGTAGCTGGCTTAATGTAAAACCCTGCGCGGTTTTAATAACAAAGACAACATCGCCATATTGGAGTATTTCATTAGCAAGCTTAGGTGCAGCTCCCTGTTTTTCATCATTAATAAATTCGCGCGCCCACGACATGCCTTGCCATAATATATCGGCTTCTTGCAAAGTGATGTGGTTATTATCCTGATGACCTAAAAATTTAATCGTCGCTGACTGTTCAGCAACACCTGTGATCACAGCAGGAAAAAGTGTCTGATAATTATCGATTTTATTAAGCGCTTTGATAACTTCATCATCGCTGAGCTCAGCTACCTTATCAATAGGACTTGCGTTTTCAGTTAACTCTGGGCGTAAAGAAACGACTGCGCCGCGATACCCATGTCGCAAATCGTATGACAGTAAGTTATCGATTACTGCTTTTTGTGCTGCTCTTTGAAAGTCTGAATTCACTGTTAGATAAACATTGTAGCCACCGGTATAGGCAAGCTCTTTTCCATAGAGATCGACCATCTCTTGGTGTGCCATCTCTGCTATGTATGGCGCATTCAACTCAATTTCTACACTGTGTCTCTTGCCAGTAATCGGGGCTTGGTTTGCTTGTGCCATCTCTGTTGAGTTGATATAGCCTGCGCTATACATACGCTGTAAAACAATTGCGCGATTGGCCTTGGCGTTATCAGGCGAACTTATAGGGTTTCTGTTAGAAGGTGCTTTAGGTAAACCAGCAAGTACCGCTATCTGGGCCAGTGTTAAGTCTTTAACATCTTTACCGTAATATACTTGTGCTGCTGCGCCAAAACCAAAGCTACGATGGCTTAACGGTATTTTATTCATGTACAGGGCGAGTATTTCATCTTTTGTGAGTAAACTTTCAATATGGAAAGTTAAAAATATTTCACGGATTTTGCGAGTGTAGGTGACTTCAGAGGTTAAGAAAAAGTTTCGTGCCACTTGCATGGTAATGGTACTTGCACCCCCTTTGTTTTGTCCCATCAGTTTACCGAGTACAGCTCTGCCTAGTCCAATTGGGTCGACGCCAAAATGTGAATAAAAGCGATCGTCTTCACTGGCTAAAATGGCGTTAATTAGTTGCTGTGGAAATTCGTTAAGCTTTAAGGGAATGCGTTTTTTTTCGCCAAACTGATTGATTAACTTATTATCGGCACTAAAAATTTGCATCGGCGTTTGCCATTGCATGTCTTTTAATGAAGCCACACTGGGTAATTCACTACGCATTGATAAATATAAAGCGGCTAAAGACAAACAAGCTAAAAGTATAAAGATTAGCCCTACTTTTATGAGGCGTTTAAATAAAAGCACTAAATTTTTCTCTCAATATTGGACAAAAAAACGATTAATAACACTAGTATATCCTTTAAAAGCATGTAATAAATGTATTTATCACAGGTTTATGCCTAATATAAAGCAATGCAATAATGTTTATTTAAATTTATTTATTTAAATTGTGTCGTTATTAGTGAATTTACTCATATTAGTAGGATGTTATGCTCAGCAGTCTTTTTAAAAAGAATACATCTTTAATAGTTGGTATTGATATTGGTTCTCATGCAATAAAAGCGGTTTTGTTAAGTCAAGATGATGAAGGGTATGTGCTAGAAGCATTAGCAACAGAAGTTATGCCCCGTGGTGCTATTATTGATCGAGAAATCCAAGACATTGATGCCGTTGGCAAAGTTGTTACTAAAATCAGAAAAGAAATTACCTCTTCAGTCAATCAAGCTGCAGCAGCCGTTTCTGGACAAACCGTTATTACTAAAGTTATCTATATGGACGTTAATTTGTCTGAGCACGAGCTCGCCAGTCAAATTGAAATTGAAGCCGATAGTTTAATTCCTTACCCTTTAGATGAGGTTAGTTTAGATTTTGAAAAACTGGACATTAATGAATCAGACCCAACCAAGGTTAATGTTTTATTAAGTGCTGCTCGAACCGAATCAGTAGAAGCGAGAGTTGCGGCTTTAGAATTGGGAGGATTTCAAACTAAGGTTATTGATGTTGAGTCATATGCCGTGAGTCGAGCCTACGATTTAAGTTTATCGCAATTACCCGATGATGCTAAAGACAAAACGGTTGCTATAGTTGATGTGGGCGCGGTGATGACCTTGTTTTCGGTGACTGATGCTGGCGCACATATTTATAGCCGTGATCAACTCTTTGGCGGCGAACAATACACTCGATCAATTGTTTCATATTACAATCAAACCTTTGAAGAAGCTGAGCATGCCAAAATAACGAATGATTTGCCGCCTAATTATACCTTTGAAGTTTTAGGACCGTTTCACACCATTTTTACACAGCAAATTCGCCGTGCAATACAAATGTTTTTAACCTCTAGCGGGAAAAAGAAAATAGATTATATTATTGTTTCAGGTGGTAGTGCTAATGTTGAAGGTCTTGAAGCCTTGTTAACTGAAGAATTAGGTATCCATACTATTATTGCAAATCCTTTTAAATCGATGACCGTTGCCGACAGTGTAGATAAAGATGTGTTAGATAAAACCGCCGCTCAATATATGGTAGCAGCAGGTTTAGCATTGAGGAGCTTTGTTTCATGGCATTTATAAATCTACTCCCATGGCGCGAAGAAGCCGAAAAAGCCAAACAACGTGAGTATTTTACCCTACTTACTATTGTTGCCGTAATCGCCTTCGCACTGGTTTTTATTATTAGTCAATTTTACCAAATGCGTATTGATGGTCAAAATTCACGTAATCAGTTTTTAAAAACAGAAATTGCTCTTCTAGACGCCCGTATTATAAAAATTAAAAACTTAAACGAAAAGAAAAAAGAATTACAAAAAAGAACTCAAGTGGTCGAACAACTTCAGCGCAGCCGAAATGTGGGTACCCAAGTTTTTGATGAGATAGCTAAAATAGTGCCAACAGGTGTTTATTTGACCCGTCTTGAAAAACAGGGCAACAGTATTAACATCGTTGGCAAAAGTGAATCGAATAACCATTTAGCGAATATGATCCGTGAAATAGAGCGCTCGGTGTTATTTACCGATGCAATCTTAGAATCTATTACGACCAATGAAGCAAAAAACAAATTATTGAGTGACTTTAAAATGCGGGTGCGTATTAAAGGCTTATTAAATAGTGGAGATGACGGAAAAGTGATCACTAACGGAGGTAAATCATGAACATAGATTTAACTCAATTCTTTGAACAATTTGAAGGTTTAGAGGCTGATAACGTTGGACAGTGGCCAAAAGCAGCCAAAATAACATTAGCCGTTTTTATCGCTATCGTGGTTTTGGTTTTAGGTTATTTTTTATTAATCAGTGATAAAATAACAACACTCGATAATTACGCGGCGGAAGAAGTTACACTAAAAAGCCAATATAAAATAAAATACCATGTTGCTGCCAATTTAGAATTATTTGAGCAGCAAATGAAAGAAGCAGAAGCCTTGTTTGCCAATCAATTAAGAAGTTTGCCTGAAAGTCATGAAACCCCTGGTTTACTTGATGATATAACTTTTGTTGGGACAACAAGTGGGCTGAAATTTGTTAAGCTTAATTGGCAGCCAGAAGTAACTCGTGAAATTTATATTGAACTTCCTATTGATATTGAAGTGGTTGGTTCTTATCATGAGTTTGGTAACTTTGTCAGTAAAATTGCTGGGTTACCTCGTATTGTTACTTTGCATGACTTTGATGTCGATATTAACAATATGGAAAATGGTTTACTGGGTTTAAAACTACAAGCAAAAACTTACCGTTATCGAGAGGCTGAAGAAAAATGAAAAAGTCAGTCTTATTTATTGCGCTTGTTATCAGTGTCAGTGGTTGCTTTGATGATACCAGTGATTTACGTACCCATATAGCGACAGTGCAGGCAAATACACCCAATGTTATTAAGCCTATGCCGGTAATTTCAAAGTTTGGTCATTTTGACTATTCAGCGCAAGGGTTACGAAGTCCATTTGATAAACCAGAAGTTGAAGCAATCCAACAGAAAATTCAACAGATGTCAGGATGTTTGAGTCCAGATCCTCGTCGCCGTAAGCAGCCCTTGGAAAAGTATCCGCTCAGCAACTTATCAATGCGAGGAACTTTAGGAGAACAAGAGATTATTTGGGCACTTGTTGAGGCATCTGATGCAACCTTACATCGAGTTGCTGTTGGAAGTTATTTAGGATTGAATCATGGTCGCATTACAATGGTGAATCCATTTGATGTTAAAGTTAGAGAATTAATTGCTGATGGCGCTGGTTGTTGGGTCGAACGTGAAACGACACTTAAAATGGTCAAGTCAGGTACAGAGGGGCAAGGGAAGTAATGTTGCTATTTAATAAAATAAAAAGTCATCCGACAGTTACATTAACGGTAACGCGAAGTGTTATCACCGCAGTGATGCTCTATTCTTTGGCTTTTTCGGCATGGTCTAGTGATCTAATAGGTATTAAATATAATACTTTACAGAACGATGAAATAGAGTTGCAGTTTGAACTCACCGAAACCATTGTTAATCCACCCGTGATGAAAACGGCGATGAATCCTGCTCAAATCACCATTACCTTTGATGCCAATGAGTTTAATGAAAAGTTATTAAAAACCATTGTTGAACATGCCGGTGTTAGTCATGTTAGCGTGCAAAAATTAGCGGGAAAAGTGGTTGCTACGGTTCACTTAGATCAACTGTCCGTTTTTGATATTAAGCAAAATGGTAAGATCTTCTCATTAATTCTCAATAAAGGTGTGGGCGACTCGCCGATCACCAAGGTAAATCCATTAGGTAATACCTTTATTAACAACATTGATTCGATAGATTTTCGTAATGGTGAAAATAACGAAGCACAAATACTGGTTTACCTTGATGACAGTATGGTTGCTGTTGATGTGACAGACAAGCTCGGTAAGTTGTATATCGAATTCCATAACACCCAAATTATTGACGACTTACTTTATAAATTAGATGTTACCGACTTTGGTACGTTAGTTACTGGCATCGAAACCTTTAGAGATGGACGTAATGCCAAGTTTATTGTCGAGATCAATAGTGATTTTACTTTTAAGCATCAACAGATTAATAATGTTTTTTCATTAACTGTTGTTAAAAATGATAAAGCGCCCGGTTACTTAGAAGAAGATGGTGATTTTAGTGGTCGCGCTATTTCTTTAAATTTTCAAGACATTCCTGTTCGTACCGTTTTACAAATTATTGCTGATTACAATGGCTTTAACTTAGTGACCAGCGACAGTGTCTCTGGAAATGTGACTTTGCGTTTAGACGGCGTGCCATGGGATCAGGCCCTTGATATCATATTAAAAGTTAAAGGCTTAGATAAGCGTATGGAAGGCAACATTTTAATGGTTGCTCCGAGCGACGAACTTTCTGCCCGTGAAGCACGTGATTTACAAGCTAAACAGCAAGTCGCTGAACTTGCGCCACTCTACTCTGAATATGTACAAGTAAATTATGCTAAGGCAACCGACTTTGCTAACTTAATTAAAAATGATGACAATAGTATTTTGTCATCACGTGGCAGTGTCAGTGTTGACGAGCGAACAAATACCTTATTAATTCGTGATACGGCGAAAAGTATTGAAGATATAAAGCGTATGGTTAATGTTTTAGATATTCCTGTACGACAAGTGATTATCGAAGCGCGTATGGTCACAGTAAAAGACAGCATTAATGAAGAGTTAGGTATACGCTGGGGGGTTACTGATACTGACGGTGAATATGCGGGCTCTGGCTCCTTAGAGGGTGCTAATTCTGCAGCAAGTGGACTGGTACCTAATTTAGCTGACCGATTAAATGTAAACTTACCCGTAGCAAACCCAGCAGGTAGTATTGCTTTTCAAGTGGCACGATTAGCCGATGGTACTATATTGGATCTTGAGTTGAGCGCGATGGAGAAAGAAAATAAGGGTGAAATTATCGCAAGCCCAAGAATTACTACGGCAAATCAAAAACAAGCGTATATTGAACAGGGGGTCGAAATTCCCTATCAAGAAGCATCGTCAAGTGGCGCGACGTCAACTCAATTTAAAAAAGCTGTGCTTAGTTTAACGGTAACACCACACATTACCCCAGACGATCGTATTATTCTTGATTTAGTCGTCACTCAAGATACCGTCTCTGATGTACAAAGTGGCCAAGCACCCGCAATTGATACTCAGCGAATAGGTACACAAGTGCTAGTTAATAATGGCGAAACGATTGTTCTTGGCGGAATTTATCAACAAGCAATTATCAGTACAGTATCAAAAGTACCTGTTTTAGGCGATATTCCCTATTTTGGTTGGCTATTTAGAAATAGCAACAACTTTAATGAGAAAAAAGAATTATTAATTTTTGTGACACCACGCATCGTAACTGAGCGTTTTTAAACAACTTTGTGAGTTACTGAGTAATTTCATTTTATTTTCGTCTTAGTTAACTTGCAATGTACACCGAACAATTGCGATAATTACGCCCTCAAAATTTTCGGAGGGGGTTCCCTCATATTTGTAAACGTAATTATTTATACGAGCTGAAGTTAATCTAATGGCAGAAAAACGTAATATTTTCCTTATCGGCCCTATGGGCGCTGGTAAAAGCACAATTGGTAGAGAATTAGCTGATAGGCTACATCTTGAGTTTTTTGACTCTGATCAGGAAATAGAGCGCCGAACAGGTGCAGACATCGCATGGGTTTTTGATCTTGAAGGCGAAGAAGGCTTTCGCAAAAGAGAAGAAGGTGTAATTGAAGACTTAAGTGAAAAACAAGGTATTGTTTTAGCGACTGGTGGTGGTTCAGTGATAAGTACACAAGTACGTAATCGCTTATCGGCACGAGGCATAGTTGTCTATTTAGAAACAACTATCGACAAGCAAGTGGCTCGTACGCAGCGTGATCGTAAACGTCCATTGTTGCAAACCTCTGAAGAACCACGCACAGTACTTGAAAATCTAGCAATAGAACGCAATCCTTTATATGAAGAAATTGCTGACGTTATTGTAAAAACAGATGATCAAAGTGCTAAAGTTGTTGCCCATAAAATTGTTGAGCGCTTAGATTTCTAAAAGCGGCTAGGCACTCAAAAAAGACCTAAAAATGACAACGCTAAATGTTGAACTCGGTACACGCAGTTACCCCATCTATATTGATAGTGGACTATTAACTAATAATAGTCTGCTTACTCAGCATATTCGTGGTAAACGAGTATGTATTGTTTCTAATAATATTGTTAAGCCGCTATATCTTGCTACTTTAAAAGCAAAACTAAGCGCTTTCGACGTTGACGAAATAATACTACCTGATGGAGAAGCTCAAAAGTCACTCGCAAACTTTGATGTGATCATGTCACATTTATTGGCCAATGGTCATGGGCGAGATTCGACGTTAATTGCTTTAGGTGGCGGCGTTATTGGTGATATTACCGGCTTTGCAGCCGCATGTTACCAACGCGGAATCAACTTTATTCAAGTTCCAACCACATTACTTTCACAAGTCGACTCTTCTGTCGGTGGTAAGACAGCGGTTAATCATCCTTTAGGTAAAAACATGATTGGCGCTTTCTACCAGCCAAAAGCTGTTCTTATTGATATTGATAGCCTTAGCACTTTACCTATCCGCGAATTCAATGCGGGCATGGCTGAGGTGATTAAGTACGGTATCTTAGGTGATAGTGATTTTTTTGCTTGGTTAGAAAGCAATATTGAAAAAATAAAATCAGCGGATAAAAACACACTGATTGAAATGGTTAAAACTTGCTGTCAATGCAAGGCAGATATTGTTGCCGCTGATGAGACCGAATCAGGCGTAAGGGCATTATTGAATTTAGGCCATACCTTTGGTCATGCTATCGAAGCCGATCAAGGTTACGGTAACTGGCTTCATGGTGAAGCTGTCGCTACTGGCATGGTACTTGCCTCTAAGTTATCAGTAGCAATGAATTTGCTTGAAGCGTCAGATCTTCGTCGTATAGAAACATTAATTGCCGCGTTTGATTTACCATTAATAGCGCCTGAAAGTATGGGCTTTGAAGAATTTATTTGTCACATGCGTCGTGACAAAAAGAATTTGGCAGGTGTATTACGTTTAATCGTACCCACCGCTATTGGTCAATCAGAAATGCGTGATGATATTAGTGAGGAGATGCTTCAACAAATTCTGTAATTTTAATACAGAACAGGTGAAACATGTCTGCACAAGCACATGCCACAGAATATAACGCTCCACAAAGTGTAACAACCATTAGTGCTAACGCACGCGTTGATTATATTTTACGCTTTTCAAAGCATGCCGTTTTGGTTGTTGACCAAGATGCCAATGTTTATTCTCAAGTAGCGAGTCAGTTTCTTGGCTCTTTGGGTAATGATCACAATGCTGCTTTTATCGCTATATCACCTAAATTAAACGATATTCAAATTCGCTGTCGTATTGTTGAGCAACTTTTCGCTGACACACTATTTGATCCTGAGCAGTCTTTAGCTGTTAGCTTGATCAATTTATCTAAGCAAGAAAAGCAAACCATTGATATTGTCATCGAACACGCCCAGTTTCTCTCCGTACAAATTTTACATGAGCTATGTCAATTAACTGACATAGCTAAAAAAGCCAATTATGCAATCAGTGTGCTTATGCTTGGTACGCCAAAAGCTGGACTTTTACTGGCGCAAAATAAATCACTATTCCATAAAAAAATCTCAGTTTTATCTGGAGAAACAGGTCAGTTATTAACCCTTAACTCCAAAGCATTCAAAGTGAAGACATCACTTTTTACCTTCAGCCGTTTTACGAAGTGGACCTTAATTTTTATCAGTTTTGTGATTTGCTTAGGGGCAACAGGTTATTGGTTGTTTCAACAGGATGTTTTTAGTGCGAACACCGAGCTTAAATTAAAAGCAGTACCAGCAAACTCGACCAGTATTATTTCAGCTTATAATAATAAAAATGTGAGTGCTGCAGCGAAGAGTGAAGATATCTTTCTTTCGTTAACCGCACCCAACCCAGTAGTAAAGGTTCTAATGAGTCTACCGGCAGAGCCAAATGATATCGTTCAAGCAATTGTCAACGCTGAAAAAGACGTGGTTGAGTCGACAGACCCAATAGCCACCGATAAAGTTAAGCGCTTTGAATCGTTTCTTGATAAAAAAGGGGATACCGAAAATAAAGCTTCTTTTACCTTATCAACGGATAAAACCGTAAGAGCGGCTTTATCTGTTAAAAAGTCAGAAAATAAAGTGACACCCCTGATTACGCAAGCCGCTATTCCAGTAAACTCGATTGAAGATGTTGGCGGCCAAGGCAGTTACTATATAAGCGCACCATCGGGCTTTGTTATACAAATTGCTGGTTTTACTCGTCTTTCTGTCTATCAGGAGTTTATACCTGATTTTGTCGGTCTCAAGATTAAGAGTTACTATCGACTATTTAATCAACAACCTATGCTAATGATAACCTCTGAGGTTTTTAATACTCGTTTGGCCGCAGAAAAGGCCGTGACGTCACTGCCAAGTAGTATTAAAGTTTATCAGCCGTGGGTAAAGTCACTTCAAGCAATTAATAATGAAATCAATGCTTATCAAGACTCCCAATAATAAGCTAATCAGGATACAATTCGTTTTCTATTTTAAACGTCTATTTAAGCCTAGCACTTAAATAATGAGTTGTAAGGCAAATGGGTTAAATGATCAAAAAGCATCGAGCATTTTTAAAGTGGGCTGGCGGAAAATACGGTCTCAGCGATGTAATTAATAAAATGTTACCCAAAGGGGAGCGTTTAGTAGAACCTTTTGTCGGTGCTGGTTCAGTATTTTTGAACAGTAATTTTGACCATTACTTGTTAAATGATATAAATCAAGACTTAATCAATCTCTATAATATTATTAAAGATAACCCACAAAAATTTATCAAAGATTCAGCGATATACTTTACGCCTGAATATAATCAATCTGAAGTTTATTACCGGTTACGCAAAGAGTTTAATGCCAGTAGTGACAGCTACTTTCGTTCGCTGGTATTTCTTTATATGAACCGTCATGGTTATAATGGCTTATGTCGATATAATAAATCGGG from Colwellia sp. PAMC 20917 includes these protein-coding regions:
- a CDS encoding penicillin-binding protein 1A, encoding MLLFKRLIKVGLIFILLACLSLAALYLSMRSELPSVASLKDMQWQTPMQIFSADNKLINQFGEKKRIPLKLNEFPQQLINAILASEDDRFYSHFGVDPIGLGRAVLGKLMGQNKGGASTITMQVARNFFLTSEVTYTRKIREIFLTFHIESLLTKDEILALYMNKIPLSHRSFGFGAAAQVYYGKDVKDLTLAQIAVLAGLPKAPSNRNPISSPDNAKANRAIVLQRMYSAGYINSTEMAQANQAPITGKRHSVEIELNAPYIAEMAHQEMVDLYGKELAYTGGYNVYLTVNSDFQRAAQKAVIDNLLSYDLRHGYRGAVVSLRPELTENASPIDKVAELSDDEVIKALNKIDNYQTLFPAVITGVAEQSATIKFLGHQDNNHITLQEADILWQGMSWAREFINDEKQGAAPKLANEILQYGDVVFVIKTAQGFTLSQLPEVSSALVSLSTDNGAIKAAIGGFSFQQSQFNRVTQAKRQVGSNIKPFIYSAALDNGFTLATLVNDAPINQWDESSGSVWRPENSPPIYNGDIRVRLALAQSKNVIAVRLLRAVGLDKIIPHLAAFGFVPNDLPRNETLALGSASLTPLEVATGFATFANGGYLIRPYLIDRIEDSFGKILFQANPAIACDICSLEIEQRDINNSSVPVELLAEKDLRPLIKAERVISPQNAFLVTQALNAAIWGSDYQMKPFWRGTGWRAQTLKRHDIAGKTGTTNQSKDAWFSGFSRRLVTTSWVGFDDPGRSLGKTRYNSNLDKYQITGGEAGAKSAQPAWIDFMEVALVAHPEEPFIQPVDIVSVRIDKSSGKLTNKTDKTSFFEYFQFGTAPTESVTQDNSSEILDGSRIFDESSNGDIF
- a CDS encoding pilus assembly protein PilM → MLSSLFKKNTSLIVGIDIGSHAIKAVLLSQDDEGYVLEALATEVMPRGAIIDREIQDIDAVGKVVTKIRKEITSSVNQAAAAVSGQTVITKVIYMDVNLSEHELASQIEIEADSLIPYPLDEVSLDFEKLDINESDPTKVNVLLSAARTESVEARVAALELGGFQTKVIDVESYAVSRAYDLSLSQLPDDAKDKTVAIVDVGAVMTLFSVTDAGAHIYSRDQLFGGEQYTRSIVSYYNQTFEEAEHAKITNDLPPNYTFEVLGPFHTIFTQQIRRAIQMFLTSSGKKKIDYIIVSGGSANVEGLEALLTEELGIHTIIANPFKSMTVADSVDKDVLDKTAAQYMVAAGLALRSFVSWHL
- a CDS encoding PilN domain-containing protein, whose protein sequence is MAFINLLPWREEAEKAKQREYFTLLTIVAVIAFALVFIISQFYQMRIDGQNSRNQFLKTEIALLDARIIKIKNLNEKKKELQKRTQVVEQLQRSRNVGTQVFDEIAKIVPTGVYLTRLEKQGNSINIVGKSESNNHLANMIREIERSVLFTDAILESITTNEAKNKLLSDFKMRVRIKGLLNSGDDGKVITNGGKS
- a CDS encoding type 4a pilus biogenesis protein PilO, yielding MNIDLTQFFEQFEGLEADNVGQWPKAAKITLAVFIAIVVLVLGYFLLISDKITTLDNYAAEEVTLKSQYKIKYHVAANLELFEQQMKEAEALFANQLRSLPESHETPGLLDDITFVGTTSGLKFVKLNWQPEVTREIYIELPIDIEVVGSYHEFGNFVSKIAGLPRIVTLHDFDVDINNMENGLLGLKLQAKTYRYREAEEK
- a CDS encoding pilus assembly protein PilP — encoded protein: MKKSVLFIALVISVSGCFDDTSDLRTHIATVQANTPNVIKPMPVISKFGHFDYSAQGLRSPFDKPEVEAIQQKIQQMSGCLSPDPRRRKQPLEKYPLSNLSMRGTLGEQEIIWALVEASDATLHRVAVGSYLGLNHGRITMVNPFDVKVRELIADGAGCWVERETTLKMVKSGTEGQGK
- a CDS encoding type IV pilus secretin PilQ — protein: MLLFNKIKSHPTVTLTVTRSVITAVMLYSLAFSAWSSDLIGIKYNTLQNDEIELQFELTETIVNPPVMKTAMNPAQITITFDANEFNEKLLKTIVEHAGVSHVSVQKLAGKVVATVHLDQLSVFDIKQNGKIFSLILNKGVGDSPITKVNPLGNTFINNIDSIDFRNGENNEAQILVYLDDSMVAVDVTDKLGKLYIEFHNTQIIDDLLYKLDVTDFGTLVTGIETFRDGRNAKFIVEINSDFTFKHQQINNVFSLTVVKNDKAPGYLEEDGDFSGRAISLNFQDIPVRTVLQIIADYNGFNLVTSDSVSGNVTLRLDGVPWDQALDIILKVKGLDKRMEGNILMVAPSDELSAREARDLQAKQQVAELAPLYSEYVQVNYAKATDFANLIKNDDNSILSSRGSVSVDERTNTLLIRDTAKSIEDIKRMVNVLDIPVRQVIIEARMVTVKDSINEELGIRWGVTDTDGEYAGSGSLEGANSAASGLVPNLADRLNVNLPVANPAGSIAFQVARLADGTILDLELSAMEKENKGEIIASPRITTANQKQAYIEQGVEIPYQEASSSGATSTQFKKAVLSLTVTPHITPDDRIILDLVVTQDTVSDVQSGQAPAIDTQRIGTQVLVNNGETIVLGGIYQQAIISTVSKVPVLGDIPYFGWLFRNSNNFNEKKELLIFVTPRIVTERF
- the aroK gene encoding shikimate kinase AroK, with the protein product MAEKRNIFLIGPMGAGKSTIGRELADRLHLEFFDSDQEIERRTGADIAWVFDLEGEEGFRKREEGVIEDLSEKQGIVLATGGGSVISTQVRNRLSARGIVVYLETTIDKQVARTQRDRKRPLLQTSEEPRTVLENLAIERNPLYEEIADVIVKTDDQSAKVVAHKIVERLDF
- the aroB gene encoding 3-dehydroquinate synthase translates to MTTLNVELGTRSYPIYIDSGLLTNNSLLTQHIRGKRVCIVSNNIVKPLYLATLKAKLSAFDVDEIILPDGEAQKSLANFDVIMSHLLANGHGRDSTLIALGGGVIGDITGFAAACYQRGINFIQVPTTLLSQVDSSVGGKTAVNHPLGKNMIGAFYQPKAVLIDIDSLSTLPIREFNAGMAEVIKYGILGDSDFFAWLESNIEKIKSADKNTLIEMVKTCCQCKADIVAADETESGVRALLNLGHTFGHAIEADQGYGNWLHGEAVATGMVLASKLSVAMNLLEASDLRRIETLIAAFDLPLIAPESMGFEEFICHMRRDKKNLAGVLRLIVPTAIGQSEMRDDISEEMLQQIL
- a CDS encoding SPOR domain-containing protein, which gives rise to MSAQAHATEYNAPQSVTTISANARVDYILRFSKHAVLVVDQDANVYSQVASQFLGSLGNDHNAAFIAISPKLNDIQIRCRIVEQLFADTLFDPEQSLAVSLINLSKQEKQTIDIVIEHAQFLSVQILHELCQLTDIAKKANYAISVLMLGTPKAGLLLAQNKSLFHKKISVLSGETGQLLTLNSKAFKVKTSLFTFSRFTKWTLIFISFVICLGATGYWLFQQDVFSANTELKLKAVPANSTSIISAYNNKNVSAAAKSEDIFLSLTAPNPVVKVLMSLPAEPNDIVQAIVNAEKDVVESTDPIATDKVKRFESFLDKKGDTENKASFTLSTDKTVRAALSVKKSENKVTPLITQAAIPVNSIEDVGGQGSYYISAPSGFVIQIAGFTRLSVYQEFIPDFVGLKIKSYYRLFNQQPMLMITSEVFNTRLAAEKAVTSLPSSIKVYQPWVKSLQAINNEINAYQDSQ